One window of the Ureibacillus sp. FSL W7-1570 genome contains the following:
- the hpt gene encoding hypoxanthine phosphoribosyltransferase has translation MIQNDIEKILITEEQIQERIKEIGVQLTEEYKDKFPLAIGVLKGAVPFMTDLMKRFGSYIEIDFMDVSSYGNATVSSGEVKILKDLNTSVEGRDVIIIEDIIDSGLTLSYLVDLFKYRKAKSIKIVTLLDKPSGRKVDLKADIVGFEVPDGFVVGYGLDYAEKYRNLPYIGILKSEVYSF, from the coding sequence ATGATTCAAAATGATATCGAAAAAATATTAATTACGGAAGAACAAATCCAAGAACGGATCAAAGAGATAGGCGTCCAATTAACCGAAGAATATAAAGATAAATTTCCGTTGGCCATTGGTGTACTAAAAGGCGCGGTTCCTTTTATGACGGATTTGATGAAACGTTTCGGTTCATACATTGAAATAGATTTTATGGATGTTTCAAGCTATGGTAATGCAACGGTGTCTTCGGGAGAGGTAAAAATATTAAAAGATTTGAATACGAGCGTTGAAGGCCGGGATGTCATCATTATCGAGGATATCATCGATAGCGGATTAACATTGAGTTATTTAGTGGACTTATTTAAATACCGCAAAGCCAAATCCATCAAAATCGTGACATTGTTGGATAAACCATCCGGCCGGAAAGTGGATTTAAAAGCGGATATTGTAGGATTCGAAGTTCCGGATGGATTCGTTGTGGGGTATGGTTTGGATTATGCGGAAAAATACCGCAACCTGCCTTACATTGGTATATTGAAAAGCGAAGTATATTCGTTTTGA